In a single window of the Nymphalis io chromosome 20, ilAglIoxx1.1, whole genome shotgun sequence genome:
- the LOC126776346 gene encoding src substrate cortactin, producing MWKAATDVTAPALAEADDWETDPDFVNDVTEQEQRWGPGGRHVEAIDMAKLREEVFEADKQAKQKQYEDGPKSSYGYGGKFGVQQDRMDKSAVGHDYVGKTEKHVSQKDYAQGFGGKFGVQTDRMDASAVGHDYVGKVEKHASQSDYAKGFGGKFGVQADRVDKSAAGWEHKEQVEKHPSQKDYSVGFGGKFGVQADRQDACAAGWDHREPAAAHRSQTDHSVGFGGKFGVQSDRQDASALGWDERAAPRAHASQTDHKRGFGGKFGVETDRVDKCAHGFDEVEKVGTAYAKQRPDIGAAKPSSIRAKFENMAKEKEQEALQSVQRIRQERQQLDKSLSEKEKERVAKETDEPEEQTSATGNATITPTKATTIPTNATKVMPTNTKAITTTNAPADKKTEEQVIVPSTAVEPNIQPAEVKQVNLPDVTLVGEPKEEEIKEKEEGARQPTIVVSPVGWEGEAEAEGEDEDGYTARALYDYQAAAADEISFDPDDLITNIVMIDEGWWQGLCKGAYGLFPANYVQLQDK from the exons ATGTGGAAAGCTGCGACTGACGTGACAGCTCCGGCTCTGGCAGAAGCAGATGACTGGGAGACAGATCCTGACTTTGTTAATGATGTGACAGAACAAGAACAACGGTGGGGTCCTGGGGGAAGACATGTAGAGGCTATTGA CATGGCTAAGCTCAGGGAGGAGGTGTTTGAAGCAGATAAGCAAGCGAAACAGAAACAATACGAAGATGGTCCAAAATCATCATATGG atATGGAGGTAAATTTGGCGTCCAGCAAGACAGAATGGACAAGTCGGCCGTCGGTCACGATTACGTCGGCAAAACGGAGAAACACGTTTCGCAGAAAGATTACGCACAAG gtTTCGGTGGTAAATTTGGTGTGCAGACGGATAGAATGGACGCCAGTGCCGTGGGACACGATTACGTCGGTAAAGTTGAGAAGCACGCGTCGCAGTCGGACTACGCGAAGGGCTTCGGCGGGAAGTTCGGCGTGCAGGCGGACCGGGTCGACAAA AGCGCGGCGGGCTGGGAGCACAAGGAGCAGGTGGAGAAGCACCCGTCGCAGAAGGACTACTCGGTGGGCTTCGGCGGGAAGTTCGGCGTGCAGGCCGACCGCCAGGACGCCTGCGCCGCCGGCTGGGACCACCGCGAGCCCGCCGCCGCGCACCGCTCGCAGACCG ACCACTCGGTGGGGTTCGGCGGCAAGTTCGGCGTGCAGAGCGACCGGCAGGACGCCAGCGCGCTGGGCTGGGACGAGCGGGCCGCGCCGCGCGCGCACGCCAGCCAGACCGACCACAAGCGG GGCTTCGGCGGTAAGTTCGGCGTCGAGACCGACCGGGTGGACAAGTGCGCGCACGGCTTCGACGAAGTGGAGAAAGTCGGCACCGCGTACGCCAAGCAGCGCCCGGACATCGGGGCCGCGAAACCTTCGTCGATCCGCGCCAAGTTTGAGAACATGGCAAAGGAGAAGGAGCAG gagGCGCTACAATCGGTTCAACGGATACGACAAGAGAGGCAGCAGTTGGACAAAAGTCTCTCGGAGAAG gaaaAAGAACGCGTGGCGAAAGAAACAGACGAACCGGAGGAACAAACGAGCGCAACAGGAAACGCAACAATCACACCGACAAAGGCAACAACCATACCGACAAACGCAACAAAAGTCATGCCGACAAACACGAAGGCAATCACAACTACAAACGCACCCGCAGACAAGAAGACTGAAGAACAAGTCATCGTGCCGTCGACAGCAGTAGAACCAAATATCCAACCAGCGGAAGTGAAGCAGGTCAACTTACCGGATGTCACTTTAGTCGGAGAACCGAAAGAAGAAGAAATTAAGGAGAAAGAAGAA GGCGCGCGGCAGCCCACCATCGTGGTGTCGCCGGTGGGCTGGGAGGGGGAGGCGGAGGCGGAGGGGGAGGACGAGGACGGCTACACGGCGCGCGCGCTGTACGACTACCAGGCCGCCGCCGCCGACGAGATCTCCTTCGACCCCGACGACCTCATCACCAACATCGTCATG ATCGACGAAGGTTGGTGGCAAGGGTTGTGTAAGGGCGCGTACGGACTGTTCCCCGCCAACTACGTACAGCTGCAGGACAAGTAA
- the LOC126776622 gene encoding chymotrypsin-2-like: MITKLIIIDFTLIILSTCEPDRRVITTLKYSNYYVKPTIVNGEIAPSGRLPYMVSIKEPLRKIGEGRIIWKNLCGGSIISEIKVLTAAHCFEGKNFYYAKSPHVLRVVAGSLRNDLTHSGETETNYIRQWRKLQKVVLHNQYHFPKHDIALVFVNEEWIFTTYIDYVITAVRSIDYPRSCVSAGFGRIGYSSRDKISPVLLLARINTIPKSRCSMIWEMNMNTFICSDSALTDVSRGDSGGPLACKGTVDPVEKPDRDLLVGVVSGKNFDKTTLYTRISEYHDWIETNTTGQRPLLLAVFQCRSRFV; encoded by the exons ATGATaaccaaattaataattatcgatTTTACTCTAATAATACTCTCAACATGTGAGCCAGACCGCAGAGTGATAACAACgttgaaatattcaaattattacgtGAAACCAACTATCGTGAATGGAGAAATAGCACCGAGCGGACGACTTCCATACATGGTATCCATTAAAGAACCATTACGCAAGATCGGAGAAGGGAGGATAATTTGGAAAAACCTTTGTGGTGGTAGCATTATAAGCGAAATCAAAGTTCTAACTGCAGCGCATTGCTTTGAAGGTAAAAATTTCTACTACGCAAAAAGCCCTCACGTCCTACGCGTTGTCGCCGGCAGCCTACGCAATGACCTAACTCATTCCGGTGAAACAGAAACGAATTATATCAGACAATGGAGGAAATTACAAAAGGTTGTATTGCACAATCAATACCATTTCCCGAAACACGATATAGCCCTTGTGTTCGTTAATGAGGAGTGGATATTTACGACCTACATAGATTACGTTATAACGGCCGTGAGGAGCATAGATTATCCAAGGTCATGCGTGTCTGCGGGTTTTGGTAGAATAGGTTATAGCAGCCGGGATAAAATTTCGCCGGTATTACTCCTGGCACGAATTAACACGATACCGAAATCGCGTTGCTCAATGATTTGGGAAATGAATATGAATACCTTTATTTGTTCGGATTCAGCTTTGACGGATGTATCGCGGGGCGATTCTGGGGGACCTCTAGCTTGTAAAGGTACAGTGGATCCCGTGGAAAAACCAGATAGGGATTTACTAGTTGGTGTGGTTAGCGGCAAGAATTTTGACAAAACGACTCTATACACCAGAATATCTGAATATCACGACTGGATCGAAACAAATACGa ctgggcaaagacCTCTCTTGCTCGCTGTGTTCCAATGCAGATCGCGTTTCGTGTGA